The proteins below come from a single Anaerolineae bacterium genomic window:
- a CDS encoding response regulator SirA, whose product MSSKITHVMKRSGAVVPFNKDRITNAIYRAAVAVGGRDRSIAERLSDQVVAILEQTFPPGRIPTVEEIQDIVEKVLIENGHARTAKAYILYRAERARQRALEAAGLERDPNNIPYRKLWEALVWALDHELHSLALLNERIQRGEFAEVVRECEEFYQAELDFAVQHILPRKDQIRMVIIAGPSASGKTTTTIKLKERLSKEGLNLVPFHVDNYFFDWELHPKDEFGDYDFETPQALDLELVNEHLRRLLAGEEIRMPYYDFRTGKRYDAVTPLRLEAGQILLIDSLHGLYPDMTQGIPQEQMMRLYVEALLQMKGPNGQFIRWSDLRLMRRMVRDAAFRSYNPTQTLEHWHYVRNSELRNIIPHIHRADCIINSALAYEVAVMRPRLIGYCPEWLERYRDDPLKQDAYLRAERVCRLLHAVPPAVDESVIPPTSLIREFIGGSAYTY is encoded by the coding sequence ATGTCCTCCAAGATCACCCACGTCATGAAGCGCAGTGGCGCAGTGGTGCCCTTCAACAAGGACCGCATCACCAATGCCATCTACCGCGCCGCCGTCGCCGTCGGCGGCCGCGACCGCTCCATCGCGGAGCGCCTCAGCGACCAGGTGGTGGCCATCCTGGAGCAGACCTTCCCCCCGGGCCGCATCCCCACCGTGGAGGAAATCCAGGACATCGTCGAGAAAGTGCTGATCGAGAACGGTCACGCCCGCACCGCCAAGGCCTATATCTTGTACCGCGCCGAACGCGCCCGCCAGCGCGCCCTGGAGGCCGCCGGCCTGGAACGCGATCCCAACAACATCCCCTACCGCAAGCTGTGGGAGGCTCTGGTCTGGGCCTTGGACCATGAACTGCACTCCCTGGCCCTCCTCAACGAGCGCATCCAGCGCGGCGAGTTCGCCGAAGTCGTGCGCGAGTGCGAGGAGTTCTACCAGGCGGAGCTGGATTTCGCCGTCCAGCACATCCTGCCGCGCAAGGACCAGATCCGCATGGTCATCATCGCCGGCCCATCCGCCTCGGGCAAAACCACCACCACCATCAAGCTGAAGGAGCGCCTGTCCAAAGAGGGCTTGAACCTGGTCCCCTTCCACGTGGACAACTACTTCTTCGACTGGGAACTGCACCCGAAAGATGAGTTCGGGGACTATGACTTTGAGACGCCGCAGGCGCTGGACCTGGAGCTGGTCAACGAGCACCTGCGCCGGCTGTTGGCCGGCGAGGAAATCCGCATGCCCTATTACGATTTCCGCACCGGCAAGCGCTATGACGCCGTCACGCCGCTCCGGCTGGAGGCCGGCCAGATACTGCTCATCGACAGCCTGCACGGCCTGTACCCCGACATGACCCAGGGCATCCCGCAGGAGCAGATGATGCGCCTGTACGTCGAGGCCTTGCTCCAGATGAAAGGCCCCAACGGACAGTTCATCCGCTGGTCCGATTTGCGCCTGATGCGCCGCATGGTGCGCGATGCCGCCTTCCGTTCCTACAACCCCACCCAGACCCTGGAGCACTGGCACTACGTGCGCAACAGCGAACTGCGCAACATCATCCCGCATATCCACCGCGCCGACTGCATCATCAACAGCGCCCTGGCCTATGAGGTGGCGGTCATGCGGCCGCGCCTGATCGGCTACTGCCCGGAGTGGCTGGAGCGCTATCGGGACGACCCGCTCAAGCAGGATGCCTATCTGCGGGCAGAACGCGTCTGCCGGCTCCTGCACGCCGTGCCGCCGGCGGTGGACGAATCGGTCATCCCCCCGACCTCCCTCATCCGCGAGTTCATCGGCGGTAGTGCCTATACCTACTGA